In one window of Arachis ipaensis cultivar K30076 chromosome B06, Araip1.1, whole genome shotgun sequence DNA:
- the LOC107646922 gene encoding uncharacterized protein LOC107646922, whose product MALTKECTAIIQKNLPKKLKDPESFVIPCIIGEVTVERALCVLGVSIDLMPLSLISKLHIEEEKPTRISLQLAGRSINFPLGVVENSLVKVEIFVFSTDFVILDMEEDVNASIILGMPFLATGRALIDVKKGELTLRAINEQIVLNVFKALQHPNDYEDSMKIYN is encoded by the coding sequence ATGGCACTTACAAAGGAGTGTACTGCCATAATTCAAAAGAACCTCCCTAAAAAATTGAAAGATCCTGAAAGTTTTGTGATTCCCTGTATCATTGGAGAGGTGACTGTTGAAAGAGCATTGTGCGTTCTTGGAGTAAGCATCGACTTAATGCCATTATCTTTGATCAGTAAGCTCCACATTGAAGAGGAAAAACCTACTAGAATTTCTCTACAACTTGCTGGCCGTTCCATTAACTTTCCACTTGGTGTTGTTGAGAATTCGCTAGTGAAGGTGGAAATCTTCGTCTTCTCTACGGATTTTGTTATATTGGATATGGAGGAGGATGTAAATGCCTCTATTATCTTAGGGATGCCATTCCTCGCTACTGGGAGGGCCTTGATTGATGTTAAAAAAGGTGAATTAACATTGAGGGCCATTAATGAACAAATTGTACTTAATGTATTCAAAGCCCTGCAACATCCTAATGACTATGAGGATTCCATGAAAATATATAATTGA